TCTTAGTCTAGCGGTTAGTGTACATATCTAATATATCTGTTATCCGTAGTTCATTAAGAGTATTTGTATGTTTGTTTTACACGTAGACATATCCCTTGTTTCATTTGACGCTTGTtaaactttgttgtttttactcgaaaaaaaaaatataatccaACCTAGAGCACAAAGGGTGTATTCAGGAGGTAATTTCGATGAATTAGTGATCTAGGATTTTTTCGTTACTAATCGAGTTCTCAGATTTTCTTCAATAGCTGTTCTGCTTCAATCACAACCCATAGTTTGCTTAACCCCCCATCGAAATGTCCTCCTAAAAACACATCGATTTGTGCCTCTATCCTCCCTAAATTTCGCCTTAAGCCTAACCTCTCACTTTCCCTGTTTTTGCTTGAGTAACCCCCTCGATTTTAGCCAACTCAGAACTGGCCACTGGCCTTGGCGCTCTGTACACAGCCCCGgtagttgttgttattgttgtggtggtggtgttggtggtggtggttcaAGGCgaccatttccatttccatttccatttgcatgTCCACGTTCATCTGGGATCCCCGCTCGccctggccacgcccacgtCATACGTAGACCACGTGCGGTTTTGCCGCCGACGGCGGCACGGGAGAGGGTCCGGCCGAGGGGGTGGAGTGGTTGTGGTTCAAGGCCGCCGCCTGTTTCAGCTTGCTCATGGTGTGGGTGTCGGGGTACTCGTAGTGATCGAACCGCTCGTACAGGTGCTCCGGCTCGTCGTCCGCCTCCTTGACGGGCAGTTCCCAGGGCTTCAAAGCGCGATACTCGTTGGCAATGGTCTGGGCCGCCAGGTAGCGCTCCAGCTCAAGCTTGTCCAGCTGGGGCAGGGTCGTCTGCTGGTACTCGTGGCCGCCGGTGCCGCCATTGCCGCCGTGCGACTGCAAGGGCATGGCCTGGTGGTAGTGATGGTGGGCCTGCAGCGTCTGAGCATGGTGCGGATAGTTTAGGGTCATGCCCAGCCCGCCCACATGGTTGCCGCCGCCCAGGGTCATGctcatgcccatgcccatgcccatgcccaggCCTAGGCCGCCGGGATTGTGACCCTGCAGGATGCGGTCGTGCACGTTGATGATGCTCTTGCTGGTCCGGAGGGGACCGCGTTCGTGCAGCAACTTCCGGCGCCGTTTGACGAATCGCAGGTAGTAGAGCACGCTGACGCCGATCATGACCACCAGCAGGCAGGTGATCACCGCACAGACCACGGTCACGATGTGGGCGGGGCAGGTGATCTCGCCCTCGCTCATCGCCAGCAGCTGCCGCCGCGTCCGCACCTTGTCCCGCCAGATGTCGCAGCCGATCTGGCGGCGGTCCAGGCTGAGGATGCCCGCGTTCCTGTTCGAGGCGGAGGTGGCCAGCTCGTAGGCACTGGGCTCGGTGGTGTGCAGGGCGTTGGCTATGTGCTGCTCGGCTATGTAGGCGGCCAGGGCGGCCACCCCGTCGTCCGTGGATGCCACTGCGGTGGCCTCGTCTgcctgctcctcctcgtcgGCCTCCTTGGCCAGGGCAGCCACTGCCCCGCCGGCAGCGTGCTCCAGGGCCGG
The sequence above is a segment of the Drosophila gunungcola strain Sukarami chromosome 2R unlocalized genomic scaffold, Dgunungcola_SK_2 000027F, whole genome shotgun sequence genome. Coding sequences within it:
- the LOC128256728 gene encoding uncharacterized protein LOC128256728 isoform X2, producing the protein MRLFQGNPNILEVYMQSNSLQTLYSAQFPVDQLQKLYLGDNPLQCNCSLLWLWRLVTGNFEGVDPALEHAAGGAVAALAKEADEEEQADEATAVASTDDGVAALAAYIAEQHIANALHTTEPSAYELATSASNRNAGILSLDRRQIGCDIWRDKVRTRRQLLAMSEGEITCPAHIVTVVCAVITCLLVVMIGVSVLYYLRFVKRRRKLLHERGPLRTSKSIINVHDRILQGHNPGGLGLGMGMGMGMSMTLGGGNHVGGLGMTLNYPHHAQTLQAHHHYHQAMPLQSHGGNGGTGGHEYQQTTLPQLDKLELERYLAAQTIANEYRALKPWELPVKEADDEPEHLYERFDHYEYPDTHTMSKLKQAAALNHNHSTPSAGPSPVPPSAAKPHVVYV